GCGCGGCCAGCGCGCGGCGACCAGCACCAGACCGCCGAGGCTGGCGATCGCGCAGACACCGATGGCGGCCGCCGGGGTGGTGTGCTGGGAGATCCACCCCGCAAGGAGGTAGAAGGCGCCGGTCGCGGCCACGGACAGGGCGCCGGCAAGGCCGAAGACCCGGCCGCGCAGCTCGGCGGGCACCATGAGGGTGAAGGTGGACTGCAGCGGCAGCATGTAGGCCTGCAGGGCGCCGCACGCGAACCAGGCGCCCCAGATGGCCGGCAGCGGCGGCTCGAAGACGGTCACCAGCAGCGGCAGCGGCATCACCAGCGCCATGGCCAGGACGGAGCGGTTCTGCTCCTCGGCGCCGAAACGGCTCACCACGAGCAGGCCCACGACCGCGCCGAGGATCGGGGCCGCCATGAGCATGCCGCCCCAGCCGGGCTGGTCGGTGTGGGTGTTGACGTAGGGGATCGCGACGGCCTCGGGAGCGGCCATCGCCAGGGTGCTCGTGATGCTGAGCAGCAGCAGCGAGGTGAGCACGCGGTTGTGGAACAGGTGGCGCCCACCCTCGAGGACGTCGCGCACGAACCCGGAGATGCCCTCCTGGGCCATGCCGACGGGGTCGCGTCGCGGCACCACCACGGCGAGCACCGCCGCGGCGACGAGGAACGTGACGAGGTCGAAGAACAGGCCCTGCACCGGGCTGGTCATCGTCACCACCAGGCCGCCGACGGCCAGGCCGATCGCCTGGTTGGTCTGCTCGGCGAGGGTGGTGAGCCCGAAGGCCTTGCTGTAGAGGCGCCGGTTGGCGAAGAGGTCGGTGAGCAGCAT
This genomic interval from Knoellia sp. p5-6-4 contains the following:
- a CDS encoding MFS transporter, whose product is MRQRGWRGDGVPSYGEVLRAPAFLPFFLASSLSTWGDYIARITVAAVVFERTGSAVATAATFAVSMLPSVFGRMVLSPFADRLPYKYVLIGSHLVRALFVIALLAATVSSAPVGLLLVLLFLLELAGGPTVAANQMLLTDLFANRRLYSKAFGLTTLAEQTNQAIGLAVGGLVVTMTSPVQGLFFDLVTFLVAAAVLAVVVPRRDPVGMAQEGISGFVRDVLEGGRHLFHNRVLTSLLLLSITSTLAMAAPEAVAIPYVNTHTDQPGWGGMLMAAPILGAVVGLLVVSRFGAEEQNRSVLAMALVMPLPLLVTVFEPPLPAIWGAWFACGALQAYMLPLQSTFTLMVPAELRGRVFGLAGALSVAATGAFYLLAGWISQHTTPAAAIGVCAIASLGGLVLVAARWPRTELADAVHRTFSLPEGTSRAA